In Deinococcus maricopensis DSM 21211, one genomic interval encodes:
- a CDS encoding 16S rRNA (uracil(1498)-N(3))-methyltransferase, whose translation MHRVKVDALTPEMSVPAREWRHLRVLRLRAGDTIRVFDGRGAEAEATVSALHEGGATLTLGASVEGAAETPQPVTLAIALLKGDKLADVTRAATELGVARIQLLTSRYADVPDIGPAKLERLRRIALEASKQSRRAVTPDVLAPIPVTQLRADGPAFIAHPGTHARLTDHLTWDAPVTVVSGPEGGWTDAEVTHLERAGFTPVTLGPRILRAETAPLALLGAIVATGV comes from the coding sequence ATGCACCGCGTGAAAGTCGACGCCCTCACCCCCGAAATGAGCGTTCCCGCGCGTGAATGGCGGCACCTGCGCGTCCTGCGCCTGCGCGCCGGCGACACCATCCGCGTGTTCGACGGGCGCGGCGCCGAAGCCGAAGCGACCGTCAGCGCCCTCCACGAAGGCGGCGCCACCCTGACGCTCGGCGCGAGCGTGGAGGGCGCCGCCGAGACGCCCCAGCCGGTCACGCTCGCCATCGCGCTGCTGAAAGGCGACAAGCTCGCGGACGTCACCCGCGCCGCCACCGAACTCGGCGTCGCCCGCATCCAGCTGCTCACCAGCCGCTACGCGGACGTGCCCGACATCGGCCCCGCGAAACTCGAACGGCTGCGCCGCATTGCCCTCGAAGCCAGCAAACAATCACGCCGCGCCGTCACACCCGACGTGCTCGCGCCCATCCCCGTCACGCAATTACGCGCCGACGGCCCCGCCTTCATCGCGCACCCCGGCACGCACGCGCGCCTCACCGACCACCTCACCTGGGACGCCCCGGTCACCGTCGTCAGCGGCCCCGAAGGCGGCTGGACCGACGCAGAGGTCACGCACCTGGAACGCGCCGGCTTCACGCCCGTGACGCTCGGCCCGCGCATCCTCCGCGCCGAAACCGCCCCGCTCGCGCTGCTCGGCGCCATCGTCGCCACCGGCGTCTAA
- a CDS encoding glycerol-3-phosphate acyltransferase encodes MLFLSVLLVALGFAVGALPLGYWLLSNLGVNVRLVSAHNLGVENVLRRAGTGPAVASAALDASKGFLAVLMASSLGSVSVCVLAGVAAYVGHLFPPRALVGSTPPRGRGNLVLLGVLTGLSVAGGVSAWLTLPALIVWAGVLGFTGFVSVATLSGVAVLAVLLSLSGTPDAVKFGAWALLAVSTWRFKENIGRVLDGTEPRVGEDVPMAGKRDDVVVAAFMIHPMTLKDFWQTKRFSWMRPLVERGVITEGTVRRLAAELRPMKVGELRGIRTAGGKEVRCYLLSSPLLPDVFRDQPELATRRAIEGAQLARELGASVFGLGAFWSVVGNKGEAVQAAVPEITITNGGAYTSGTIKAAIPGILEHFQAEGRDLREATAAVVGANGVVAFGIARTIAPQVRRVIMVGRDLERLERSANTLRRAAKDTEIITTVNVADIRDADLVFTATSDPNPVIFAQHVKPGAWLFDEGRPADVDEGVTQVPGVRVIPGGVVRPPGNMQTRVDLQFGEGQVPACLAETLIIAATGEYDRKSLGAQTKTENINFFVEEAERLGFQVVD; translated from the coding sequence ATGTTGTTTCTTTCGGTGTTGCTCGTGGCCCTGGGATTCGCGGTGGGCGCGCTGCCGCTCGGGTACTGGCTGCTCAGCAACCTCGGCGTAAACGTGCGCCTCGTGAGCGCGCACAACCTCGGCGTGGAAAACGTCCTGCGGCGCGCCGGAACGGGCCCGGCCGTTGCGAGCGCCGCACTGGACGCCTCGAAGGGGTTCCTGGCGGTCCTGATGGCGTCCAGCCTGGGCAGCGTCAGCGTGTGCGTCCTCGCGGGCGTCGCCGCGTACGTCGGCCACCTGTTCCCGCCGCGCGCGCTGGTCGGCAGCACGCCGCCGCGCGGGCGGGGGAACCTCGTGCTGCTCGGCGTCCTCACCGGCCTCAGCGTGGCGGGCGGCGTGAGCGCGTGGCTGACCCTGCCGGCGCTGATCGTGTGGGCGGGCGTGCTGGGCTTCACGGGATTCGTGAGCGTCGCGACGCTGTCGGGCGTGGCGGTGCTGGCGGTCCTGCTGAGCTTGTCGGGCACGCCGGACGCCGTGAAGTTCGGCGCGTGGGCGCTCCTCGCGGTGAGCACGTGGCGCTTCAAGGAGAACATCGGGCGGGTGCTGGACGGCACCGAGCCGCGCGTGGGCGAGGACGTCCCCATGGCCGGGAAGCGTGACGACGTCGTCGTGGCGGCGTTCATGATTCACCCGATGACCCTCAAGGACTTCTGGCAGACGAAGCGGTTCTCGTGGATGCGTCCACTCGTGGAGCGCGGCGTGATCACCGAAGGGACCGTGCGGCGCCTCGCGGCGGAACTGCGCCCCATGAAGGTCGGGGAGTTGCGCGGCATTCGCACGGCGGGCGGCAAGGAGGTCCGCTGCTACCTGCTGTCCAGTCCGCTGCTCCCGGACGTCTTCCGTGACCAGCCGGAGCTCGCCACGCGCCGCGCCATCGAGGGCGCGCAGCTCGCGCGGGAGCTGGGCGCGTCCGTGTTCGGCCTGGGCGCGTTCTGGAGCGTCGTCGGGAACAAAGGCGAGGCGGTGCAGGCGGCCGTGCCGGAAATCACCATCACGAACGGCGGCGCGTACACCAGCGGCACCATCAAGGCCGCCATCCCGGGGATTCTGGAGCACTTCCAGGCCGAAGGGCGGGACCTGCGGGAGGCGACCGCCGCGGTGGTCGGCGCGAACGGCGTCGTGGCGTTTGGGATCGCGCGCACCATCGCGCCGCAGGTCCGCCGGGTCATCATGGTGGGCCGGGACCTGGAACGCCTGGAGCGCAGCGCGAACACGCTGCGCCGCGCCGCGAAGGACACGGAGATCATCACGACCGTGAACGTCGCGGACATCCGCGACGCGGACCTCGTGTTCACGGCGACCAGCGACCCGAACCCGGTGATCTTCGCGCAGCACGTGAAGCCGGGCGCGTGGCTGTTCGACGAGGGCCGCCCGGCCGACGTGGACGAGGGCGTGACGCAGGTGCCGGGCGTGCGCGTCATCCCGGGCGGCGTGGTGCGCCCGCCGGGCAACATGCAGACGCGCGTGGACCTGCAGTTCGGCGAGGGGCAGGTGCCGGCGTGCCTCGCGGAGACGCTGATCATCGCCGCGACCGGCGAGTATGACCGCAAGAGCCTGGGCGCGCAGACCAAAACGGAGAACATCAACTTTTTCGTGGAGGAAGCGGAGCGCCTCGGGTTCCAGGTGGTCGACTGA
- a CDS encoding ATP-binding protein, protein MLHPTADLNLRLQAVTEALASAQTEAAVFDVILHPAVDALGAAAGTVLLRQAGQPELHRAASAGYPALAASIWQGALVGDDGPAADALARRTPLFFEQDRALARAYPAVEARTGTTAPIAATAGLPMFLDDHPLGVLVLDFSEPHTFTAEERSFLRILAAQGAIAFGRAQLLRSLEAQVAHRTAAHAVERLRADTLALLGDALMTAATPAQVGRATLQQLGPALRASGMMMVELHGEQISAPVWWGEVPAPLAGLLTADGLPLAALPVLQHAREERVGCYLPDDALPPTLTPRLSTLAVGVEHTALPDGTPGGFLITWRPRALGAWTPGERGVLRRAAATLGLALERTHTAEALHARSLEVERQNTALEDRAQALHAANAELDAFALTVAHDLRSPVRHIINFLGLLRSTLDTTATPRSTRYLDVIEEAAERMRTLIEALLAFSRTAQQPLHLTPVDLDALVTATRVDLAPELAGRDVTWTVNALPSVMADQDLLRQVMTNLLSNAVKYTRGTPDAQIEVRAEARGAEWAVTVRDNGAGFDPAYAERLFGAFQRLHRQDEFEGTGVGLANVRRIVERHGGHVWAQGRAGEGATFGFSLPRH, encoded by the coding sequence ATGCTGCACCCCACCGCTGACCTGAACCTTCGTCTGCAGGCGGTCACTGAAGCGCTCGCTTCCGCCCAGACGGAAGCGGCGGTGTTCGATGTCATCCTCCACCCCGCTGTCGACGCCCTGGGCGCCGCCGCCGGCACGGTCCTGCTCCGTCAGGCCGGCCAGCCGGAGCTGCACCGCGCGGCGAGCGCCGGGTACCCGGCGCTCGCCGCGTCCATCTGGCAGGGCGCGCTGGTCGGCGACGACGGCCCCGCCGCCGACGCGCTCGCGCGCCGCACGCCGCTGTTCTTCGAGCAGGACCGGGCGCTCGCGCGCGCCTACCCGGCTGTGGAGGCGCGCACCGGCACGACCGCGCCCATCGCGGCCACGGCGGGCCTGCCGATGTTCCTCGACGATCACCCCCTGGGCGTACTGGTCCTCGATTTCAGCGAGCCGCACACCTTCACCGCCGAGGAGCGCAGCTTCCTGCGGATCCTCGCGGCGCAGGGCGCCATCGCGTTCGGGCGGGCGCAGCTGCTGCGGAGCCTGGAAGCGCAGGTGGCGCACCGCACGGCCGCGCACGCCGTGGAGCGCCTGCGTGCCGACACCCTCGCGCTGCTGGGCGACGCGCTCATGACCGCCGCGACGCCCGCGCAGGTGGGCCGCGCGACCCTGCAGCAGCTCGGGCCGGCGCTGCGCGCCAGCGGCATGATGATGGTGGAACTGCACGGCGAGCAGATCAGCGCGCCGGTGTGGTGGGGGGAGGTGCCCGCCCCGCTCGCGGGGCTGCTCACCGCGGACGGGCTGCCCCTGGCGGCCCTGCCGGTCCTGCAGCACGCCCGTGAGGAACGCGTCGGCTGCTACCTGCCGGACGACGCGCTGCCTCCCACCCTCACGCCGCGCCTGAGCACCCTCGCGGTCGGCGTGGAGCACACGGCCCTGCCGGACGGCACGCCCGGCGGATTCCTGATCACGTGGCGCCCGCGCGCGCTGGGCGCCTGGACGCCCGGGGAGCGGGGCGTGCTGCGCCGCGCCGCGGCCACGCTCGGACTGGCGCTGGAACGCACGCACACCGCCGAGGCGCTGCACGCCCGCTCGCTCGAAGTGGAACGGCAGAACACCGCCCTTGAAGACCGCGCGCAGGCCCTGCACGCCGCGAACGCCGAACTGGACGCCTTCGCCCTCACCGTCGCCCATGACCTGCGCAGCCCGGTGCGGCACATCATCAACTTCCTCGGGCTGCTGCGCAGCACGCTGGACACCACGGCCACCCCGAGGTCCACGCGGTACCTGGACGTCATCGAGGAAGCCGCGGAGCGCATGCGCACCCTGATTGAGGCGCTGCTGGCCTTCTCGCGCACGGCGCAGCAGCCGCTGCACCTGACGCCCGTCGACCTGGACGCCCTCGTGACGGCCACCCGCGTGGACCTCGCGCCGGAACTCGCCGGGCGGGACGTGACGTGGACCGTGAACGCCCTGCCGAGCGTCATGGCTGACCAGGACCTGCTGCGGCAGGTGATGACGAACCTGCTCTCAAACGCCGTGAAGTACACGCGTGGCACGCCAGACGCCCAGATCGAGGTGCGCGCGGAGGCGCGCGGCGCGGAGTGGGCGGTGACCGTGCGGGACAACGGTGCGGGGTTCGACCCGGCGTACGCGGAGCGCCTGTTCGGGGCGTTCCAGCGGCTGCACCGCCAGGACGAGTTCGAGGGGACGGGGGTGGGCCTCGCGAACGTCCGCCGGATCGTGGAGCGGCACGGCGGGCACGTGTGGGCGCAGGGCCGGGCCGGCGAGGGAGCGACCTTCGGGTTCAGCCTGCCGCGCCACTGA
- a CDS encoding 50S ribosomal protein L11 methyltransferase, with product MLVYRLPGTLTSREADLDTLWAAGATGLEERDGFVRAYFDDRADLPLDGAWTEEADRDWQAEWKKDLRPVQVGRVTVVPSWLADEAQDAPIRLIVDPGMAFGTGHHATTRLAIGALQTLDLTGQRVLDVGAGTGLLALVAAALGARAEGVDLDPITVPIARENADVNGLNVPFTEGTLTDVLDSGPWDVLVCNLYAELHDALMEEYAQALVPGGPLILTGILTDKRALVLAALDREGFTDVQVREDGEWNLITARNAG from the coding sequence ATGCTCGTGTACCGCCTGCCTGGCACCCTCACCTCCCGCGAAGCGGACCTCGACACCCTGTGGGCCGCTGGCGCCACCGGCCTGGAAGAACGCGACGGTTTCGTCCGCGCGTACTTCGACGACCGCGCGGACCTGCCCCTCGACGGAGCGTGGACCGAGGAGGCCGACCGCGACTGGCAGGCCGAATGGAAAAAGGACCTGCGGCCCGTACAGGTCGGCCGCGTCACGGTCGTGCCGTCCTGGCTCGCGGATGAGGCGCAGGACGCCCCCATCCGCCTGATCGTTGACCCCGGCATGGCGTTCGGCACCGGCCACCACGCCACCACCCGCCTCGCCATCGGCGCGCTCCAGACCCTCGACCTGACCGGCCAGCGGGTGCTCGACGTGGGCGCCGGCACCGGCCTGCTCGCCCTCGTTGCCGCGGCGCTCGGCGCGCGCGCCGAAGGGGTGGACCTCGACCCGATCACCGTGCCCATCGCCCGCGAGAACGCCGACGTTAACGGCCTGAACGTCCCCTTCACCGAAGGGACCCTCACGGACGTCCTCGACAGCGGCCCCTGGGACGTCCTCGTGTGCAACCTGTACGCCGAACTGCACGACGCCCTGATGGAGGAGTACGCCCAGGCGCTCGTGCCCGGCGGCCCCCTGATCCTCACCGGCATCCTGACCGACAAACGCGCCCTCGTGCTCGCCGCACTGGACCGCGAAGGCTTCACGGACGTGCAGGTCCGCGAGGACGGCGAATGGAACCTCATCACCGCTCGCAACGCCGGGTAA
- the proC gene encoding pyrroline-5-carboxylate reductase encodes MKLAIVGVGKLGLALLEGLVRRGVLAPEEIGLLDANTVRAAEIAAQFGARTLSESEVSRAARVVVSVQPRVFPQLIEWLAQPNTGYISTMAGVSVTTLTRRLGTKRVVRVMPNLAATIGRAQTAITGPKEASDAGDLEFARMLFSAVGDTYELPEHLFNAFTGMSASGPAYAAIVAEALADGGVRMGLPRPLAQELAAKLLASSGELLLERAHPGMLKDEVASPGGTTIAGVEALERAGVRGGLIDAVVAATRRATELGKDQE; translated from the coding sequence GTGAAGCTGGCGATTGTCGGGGTGGGCAAGCTCGGCCTGGCGCTGCTGGAGGGGCTGGTGCGGCGGGGCGTGCTGGCGCCCGAGGAGATCGGCCTGCTGGACGCGAACACCGTGCGCGCGGCGGAGATCGCGGCGCAGTTCGGCGCGCGCACGCTGTCGGAGTCGGAGGTGTCGCGCGCGGCGCGCGTGGTCGTGAGCGTGCAGCCGCGGGTGTTCCCGCAGTTGATCGAGTGGCTGGCGCAGCCGAACACGGGTTACATCAGCACCATGGCGGGCGTGAGCGTGACGACGCTCACGCGGCGCCTCGGCACGAAACGCGTCGTGCGCGTCATGCCGAACCTCGCGGCGACCATCGGGCGCGCGCAGACGGCCATCACGGGGCCGAAGGAAGCGTCGGACGCGGGCGACCTGGAGTTCGCGCGGATGCTGTTCAGCGCCGTCGGGGACACGTACGAGCTGCCGGAGCACCTGTTCAACGCGTTCACGGGCATGAGCGCGTCGGGTCCGGCATACGCGGCGATTGTCGCGGAGGCGCTCGCGGACGGTGGGGTGCGCATGGGCCTGCCGCGTCCGCTCGCGCAGGAGCTCGCGGCGAAGCTGCTGGCGAGCAGCGGGGAGCTGCTGCTGGAGCGCGCGCACCCGGGCATGCTGAAAGACGAGGTGGCCAGCCCGGGCGGGACGACCATCGCGGGCGTGGAGGCGCTGGAGCGCGCGGGCGTGCGCGGCGGCCTGATCGACGCGGTTGTCGCGGCGACGCGCCGCGCGACGGAACTCGGCAAGGATCAGGAGTGA
- a CDS encoding phosphoribosyltransferase family protein, which yields MRTYQVDVGGVRRDLPIVEVSPGVSVALFNMLGDTEVTESAGVALARKLPADVDVLVTPEVKALSLAHVISRETGKPYIVVRKTQKPYMVEPVAREVVSITTGKPQLLVLDGLDVQKIRGKKVAIVDDVVSSGGTLRSLNEIIAGVGGELAAVVAVFTEGQERDDVIALGHLPLFK from the coding sequence GTGAGAACGTATCAGGTGGATGTGGGCGGCGTGCGCCGCGACCTGCCCATTGTGGAAGTGTCGCCGGGCGTGAGCGTCGCCCTGTTCAACATGCTCGGGGACACTGAAGTGACCGAGTCGGCGGGCGTGGCGCTCGCCCGCAAGCTTCCCGCGGACGTGGACGTGCTGGTCACGCCCGAAGTGAAGGCGCTCAGCCTCGCGCACGTCATCAGCCGCGAGACCGGCAAGCCGTACATCGTCGTCCGCAAGACGCAGAAGCCGTACATGGTGGAACCCGTCGCGCGCGAGGTCGTGAGCATCACGACCGGGAAGCCGCAGCTGCTGGTTCTCGACGGCCTCGACGTGCAGAAGATCCGCGGCAAGAAGGTCGCCATCGTGGACGACGTCGTGTCGAGCGGCGGGACGCTGCGCAGCCTGAATGAGATCATCGCCGGCGTCGGCGGGGAGCTCGCGGCGGTCGTGGCGGTGTTCACGGAAGGTCAGGAGCGCGACGACGTGATTGCGCTCGGGCACCTGCCGCTGTTCAAGTAA
- a CDS encoding inorganic diphosphatase has translation MQPGDYPARTTLLVEWRAGDHDRYVWRDGHVQPYRTEPLPAPVNYGCLPGTLNPADDAEVDAVLLGPPTPVGATLTLAPTGLLHLADGDHKVVYGDTTHAAPLLAWFPPERGARLLGPDDALAWLHDKRAP, from the coding sequence ATGCAGCCTGGCGACTACCCCGCCCGCACCACCCTGCTCGTCGAGTGGCGCGCCGGCGACCACGACCGCTACGTGTGGCGTGACGGTCACGTCCAGCCGTACCGTACGGAACCCCTGCCGGCCCCCGTGAACTACGGCTGCCTGCCCGGCACCCTCAACCCCGCCGACGACGCCGAAGTGGACGCGGTGCTGCTCGGCCCACCCACGCCGGTAGGGGCAACCCTCACCCTCGCGCCCACCGGCCTGCTGCACCTCGCCGACGGTGACCACAAGGTCGTGTACGGCGACACCACCCACGCCGCCCCGCTGCTCGCGTGGTTCCCGCCCGAGCGCGGCGCGCGCCTGCTCGGCCCGGACGACGCGCTCGCGTGGCTGCACGACAAACGCGCCCCCTGA
- a CDS encoding phosphoribosyltransferase family protein, with product MTQAKTLTVTLGDVTRDLPTVRVGAVGRVPLVEFLGDATFTNAAAQAMLPLIPEGTDALLTVVTNALPLTHELSDRSGLPYVVARKKRRTYMQDPLIQDVPSMTLGVAETLWLDGPHAARLKGRRVAIVLDVVASGGTAQALARLVERSGGTVTGVIAAFRQGTPPLAVHALQELPTSI from the coding sequence ATGACGCAAGCGAAAACGCTGACGGTGACGCTCGGAGACGTGACGCGGGACCTGCCGACGGTGCGGGTCGGCGCGGTCGGCCGCGTGCCGCTGGTGGAGTTTCTGGGAGACGCGACGTTCACGAACGCGGCGGCGCAGGCGATGCTGCCGCTGATTCCGGAGGGCACCGACGCCCTGCTGACGGTCGTGACGAACGCGCTGCCGCTCACGCACGAATTGTCGGACCGCAGTGGGCTGCCGTACGTGGTGGCGCGCAAGAAGCGCCGCACGTACATGCAGGACCCGCTCATTCAGGACGTGCCGAGCATGACGCTCGGCGTCGCGGAGACGCTGTGGCTGGACGGGCCGCACGCGGCGCGCCTCAAGGGGCGGCGCGTGGCGATCGTGCTAGACGTGGTCGCGTCGGGTGGAACGGCGCAGGCGCTCGCGCGTCTCGTGGAGCGGTCGGGCGGGACGGTCACGGGCGTCATCGCGGCGTTCCGTCAGGGCACGCCGCCCCTGGCCGTGCACGCGCTACAGGAACTGCCCACCAGCATCTGA
- a CDS encoding glycosyltransferase family 2 protein, whose protein sequence is MRSPASVAVVIPAYNEEQTVPSVIHAARTLTDEVVVVSDGSTDGTARAALSAGARVVDLPENAGKGPALYAGLHATDAQYVILLDADLVGLTRAHLDTLLEPVVRGDLDMAVGVFEGGGFATDFGNRMTPHLSGQRACRRDWLLQVPGLASERWPEPAITHALKQSGVRWDYVELSNLRQVMKEEKRGFWRGVKYRTKMYLDILGYRRRRKRGKAVPDQP, encoded by the coding sequence ATGAGGTCCCCAGCGAGCGTCGCCGTCGTGATCCCCGCCTACAACGAGGAGCAGACCGTCCCCTCGGTCATCCACGCCGCCCGCACCCTCACGGACGAGGTCGTCGTCGTCAGCGACGGCAGCACCGACGGCACCGCCCGCGCCGCCCTGAGCGCCGGCGCCCGCGTCGTCGACCTGCCCGAGAACGCCGGCAAAGGCCCCGCCCTGTACGCCGGACTGCACGCCACCGACGCGCAGTACGTCATCCTGCTCGACGCGGACCTCGTGGGCCTCACGCGCGCGCACCTCGACACGCTGCTGGAACCCGTCGTGCGCGGCGACCTCGACATGGCCGTCGGCGTCTTCGAAGGCGGCGGGTTCGCCACCGACTTCGGGAACCGCATGACCCCGCACCTCAGCGGGCAGCGCGCGTGCCGCCGCGACTGGCTGCTGCAGGTTCCGGGCCTCGCCTCGGAACGCTGGCCGGAGCCCGCCATCACGCACGCCCTCAAGCAGAGCGGCGTCCGCTGGGACTACGTGGAGCTCTCGAACCTGCGGCAGGTCATGAAAGAGGAAAAGCGCGGCTTCTGGCGCGGCGTAAAGTACCGCACCAAGATGTACCTCGACATTCTCGGGTACCGCCGCCGCCGCAAACGCGGCAAGGCCGTCCCCGACCAGCCCTGA
- a CDS encoding HD domain-containing phosphohydrolase — translation MSPPALVRLLLDLLAATGAGGAGFAERGADGAWAVTLPPGRLPDGERVVRRALLDPALRRRALAREQVYVPDAHADGRGAWAVDWSGSADDAHALLLLPLHLQANAAGFVLLWSARTDAFPESARAEATRRVQAFQRAHLQGAEREGAPEGPEATLTVEDLMHVLSSDGELFERCVALARARVRADSAVLSVYHPAEDALEVKASAQHPELVGRWLPRGQGLAWRVLATRDAVYVPDASRVAGSVFLNTPRSPCAYLGVPLISPDGQALGVLSVYAEHREGRVLLAGGARSVLEALGRAVSVALGRQLALEAARQEAQRARQLAELSLRLEVLHDPARINAEAMARLLPLSGFDAVAYTRVHGEDVRADGPPALGDLPEGHLERAEAYLRTPEGRAALRVLLHRGRPSYLDVRADRRLRRAGLQALRTVLVVPLGLRGRVVGLWWFLAFREGVWVDADTWNLIEAAARRVEHATERAVQREALQAESRRVALLSDLTSGLEALQDPAAIAQRGLEVLIEYSGLAGGEYCEVREKQVVTRALAGVAAPLDAEVMWRAVRAARTVQVDGAQGALMATPVFLHGEARGVLALSDTGACTVSADVRALLEAVARRLERAMERSAHIRELEERREGALRTLGKMLEMRNNETQGHTERVTKLAVRLGITLNLPDAQLQHLRWGAYLHDIGKIGIPDAVLLKPGHLTEAERTLMNQHVLIGERILREQASVPSEVLEIVRHHHERWDGRGYPNGLAGEAIPLLARIFAVVDVYDALTSERPYKQPWSHEEAMAELARMAGGTLDPQVVAAFARFAPGLDRRAKSAVAVAEPDLY, via the coding sequence GTGTCGCCGCCCGCGCTCGTGCGGCTGCTGCTGGACCTGCTGGCGGCGACGGGTGCGGGCGGCGCGGGCTTCGCGGAGCGCGGCGCGGACGGCGCGTGGGCGGTGACGCTCCCGCCGGGGCGCTTGCCGGACGGGGAGCGGGTGGTGCGGCGGGCGCTGCTGGACCCGGCGTTGCGGCGCCGCGCGCTCGCGCGCGAGCAGGTGTACGTTCCGGACGCGCACGCGGACGGTCGGGGCGCGTGGGCGGTGGACTGGTCCGGCTCCGCGGACGACGCGCACGCGCTGCTGCTGCTGCCGCTGCACCTGCAGGCGAACGCCGCGGGGTTCGTGCTGCTATGGTCAGCCCGTACGGACGCCTTCCCAGAGTCCGCGCGCGCCGAGGCAACGCGGCGCGTGCAGGCGTTCCAGCGCGCACACCTGCAGGGCGCGGAGCGTGAGGGCGCGCCCGAGGGGCCGGAAGCGACGCTCACCGTCGAGGACCTGATGCACGTGCTGTCGAGCGACGGGGAGCTGTTCGAGCGGTGCGTGGCGCTGGCGCGCGCGCGGGTCCGCGCGGACAGCGCGGTGCTGTCGGTGTACCACCCGGCGGAGGACGCGCTGGAGGTGAAGGCGAGCGCGCAGCATCCGGAGCTGGTGGGGCGCTGGCTGCCGCGCGGGCAGGGCCTGGCATGGCGGGTGCTGGCGACGCGCGACGCCGTGTACGTCCCGGACGCGAGCCGCGTGGCGGGCAGCGTGTTCCTGAATACGCCGCGCAGCCCGTGCGCGTACCTGGGCGTGCCGCTGATCAGCCCGGACGGTCAGGCGCTGGGCGTGCTGAGCGTGTACGCGGAGCACCGTGAGGGCCGCGTGCTGCTCGCGGGCGGCGCGCGGAGCGTGCTGGAGGCGCTGGGCCGCGCGGTGAGTGTGGCGCTGGGGCGGCAGCTGGCGCTGGAGGCCGCGCGGCAGGAGGCGCAGCGCGCACGGCAGCTGGCGGAGTTGTCGTTGCGGCTGGAGGTGCTGCACGACCCGGCGCGCATCAACGCGGAGGCGATGGCGCGGCTGCTGCCGCTGAGCGGGTTCGACGCAGTGGCGTACACGCGCGTGCACGGCGAGGACGTGCGCGCGGACGGCCCTCCGGCGCTCGGGGACCTGCCGGAAGGGCACCTGGAGCGCGCCGAGGCGTACCTGCGCACGCCCGAAGGTCGCGCGGCCCTGCGGGTGCTGCTGCACCGCGGGCGCCCCAGCTACCTGGATGTGCGCGCGGACCGGCGGTTGCGGCGCGCGGGCCTGCAGGCGCTGCGTACGGTGCTGGTGGTGCCGCTGGGGCTGCGGGGGCGCGTGGTGGGCCTGTGGTGGTTCCTGGCGTTCCGTGAGGGCGTGTGGGTGGACGCGGACACCTGGAACCTGATCGAGGCGGCGGCGCGTCGGGTGGAGCACGCGACGGAACGGGCGGTGCAGCGTGAGGCGCTGCAGGCGGAGTCGCGGCGCGTGGCGCTGCTGTCGGACCTGACGAGCGGCCTCGAAGCGCTGCAGGACCCGGCGGCCATCGCGCAGCGCGGCCTGGAGGTCCTGATTGAGTACAGCGGCCTGGCGGGCGGCGAATACTGCGAGGTCCGCGAGAAGCAGGTCGTGACGCGGGCGCTGGCGGGCGTGGCCGCGCCGCTGGACGCGGAGGTCATGTGGCGCGCGGTGCGGGCCGCGCGGACGGTGCAGGTGGACGGCGCGCAGGGCGCCCTGATGGCCACCCCGGTGTTCCTGCACGGGGAGGCGCGCGGCGTGCTGGCCCTGTCAGACACCGGGGCGTGTACGGTGTCTGCGGACGTGCGGGCGCTGCTGGAGGCGGTGGCGCGGCGGCTGGAGCGGGCCATGGAACGCAGCGCACACATCCGCGAGCTGGAGGAGCGGCGCGAGGGGGCGCTGCGGACGCTCGGGAAGATGCTGGAGATGCGCAACAACGAGACGCAGGGGCACACGGAGCGCGTCACGAAGCTGGCGGTGCGGCTGGGGATCACGCTGAACCTGCCGGACGCGCAGCTGCAGCACCTGCGGTGGGGTGCGTACCTGCACGACATCGGGAAGATCGGCATTCCCGACGCGGTGCTGCTGAAGCCCGGGCACCTGACGGAAGCGGAGCGTACACTCATGAACCAGCACGTCCTGATCGGGGAGCGGATCCTGCGGGAGCAGGCGTCCGTGCCGAGCGAGGTGCTGGAGATCGTCCGGCATCACCATGAACGCTGGGACGGCCGCGGGTACCCGAACGGCCTGGCCGGCGAGGCGATTCCGCTGCTGGCGCGCATTTTCGCGGTGGTGGACGTGTATGACGCGCTCACGAGCGAGCGGCCGTACAAGCAGCCGTGGTCGCATGAGGAGGCCATGGCGGAGCTGGCGCGCATGGCAGGTGGAACGCTGGACCCGCAGGTGGTGGCGGCGTTCGCGCGGTTCGCGCCAGGGCTGGACAGGCGCGCGAAGTCGGCCGTGGCGGTGGCCGAACCGGACCTATACTGA